The Lewinellaceae bacterium DNA window GTATTGGTCGATCAGGCCCATGGCGTTATCCTTGAAGATACCGGTAGGCTTCCCATCAGCCCCGATAACCACTTCTCCCCCATCAATAACAGGAACCGGTCCATCCAATAATCCGGCTATCTCCAGCGCTTTGGTATTGGCCAATGCCATGTGGCCGTCAAGGCGGTTCATAAATACGGGATTGTCTGCAGTGACGGAATCAATCCAGCTCCGATCCGGTAATGTACCTCCCCATAATTCGTGATTCCAGTCCCCACCTGTAATCCAGGAACCCGGATTTTGCTTTTGGGCAAACTCGGCTACGCGGGCTATGAATTCATCACGCGTACCGGCATCACGCAGCTGCACCGAAAGCAGATTGGCTCCACCCATCAAAAAGTGAACGTGCGCGTCAATAAATCCCGGCGTGACAAATCCGCCTTTACCGTCGAGCACAGCCGTTTCTGCCCCCCGGTAATCGTCGTAGTCCCCTTTTCCTATTGCTTCTATCTTACCTCCCCGGACTGCAATCCAGTCCGCATCCAGGAGTGTACCGGACCAAATTTGTACGTTATGGATTATCGTGTCAGCTGATGCCATGATTTCCTTATTTTGGCATTGTAAACTCAAAAAAGCAAGTGCGAATAAAGCACCTATTTTGCAAATTGTATGAACCGAATGCATCGAACGTAATTAATTCATTTAAGACAAGTGTTGCGCCTTGACCTGCAACCCGATTACAACGTATTCCTATCGCATCCTGTAAATTTGTAGGGACCCGCTGGGAATAATCCATATCAAGGTACAAATTCTGCATGAAGGACTCTCTGGACGCCAATTCTTTATATGTGACCAATCACTTTGCGGAAGTTATCCTGCCGATAGCGATCCCAAAGCCCTACAGCTATTGGATTCCGGAAGAACTGACAGATCAGGTGGTGCCCGGTAAACGGGTTGAGGTCCAGTTCGGCCGACGTAAACTCTATGCGGGAATTGTTGCCCGCGTTGGTCCGGTGGATGAGATCCCTTACCGGGCAAAGCCGATCCTTTCCGTACTGGATGAAGCACCCATAGTCAACGACCTCCATTTGCAGTTCTGGCAGTGGATCGCGGATTACTACTTATGCACCATCGGCGAAGTGATGCATGCAGCATTACCGGCAAGCCTTAAGTTGACCAGTGAAACCACCATCTTGCTGCATCCTGATTTTGAAGACAATTTTGAAGGCCTTGATGACCAGGAATACCTTATTGCTGAAGCCCTTACCATCCGCCATGAGCTGAGTCTGGAAGACGTCCAGGGTATCCTGCAGATAAAAACCATTTATCCCGTCATCAACCGCTTATTGGTGAAAGGGGTTTTACTCATCAAGGAAGAACTACAGGATGGTTACCGGCCTAAAACAGTCGATATCATCCAGCTGGCGGATGCTTATGTGAATGATACCAATGCCGCCTTTGAGCTGACTTCCCGGGCGCCAAAACAAACCGAAACACTCCTGCACTTCTATCAACTTTTCCGGGAGAAAGGCCGGGTCACCCGTGAGGATTTCCACCAGCACCCCGATATGCAGGCCAACCTGATCCCGGCACTGGTCAAGAAAGGCATCCTGGAAATCGTGCCGGAAGAAGTCTCCAGGCTTAGGCGCAATGAAAGCCAGGAATCCGAACTTCCGGCATTGACCTCGCAGCAAATCCTTGCCCTTGATGCCATTCACGAGCATTGGAAGGAGCACTTTCCGATCCTGCTTTATGGAATAACCGGCAGCGGAAAAACCCGGGTCTATATTGAACTGGCCAAAGAAATGCTGGCTATGGGCAAACAGATCCTTTATTTACTTCCTGAGATTGCCCTGACTACCCAGGTCATCGAACGCCTTCGTGTTATTTTTGGCCATCAGATCATTGTTTCCCATTCCAAGTTATCATCGGCTGAACGGGTTGAAGTGTGGAAAGCCGTTCTGAGCGGCCAGGGCATGGTTGTCGGAGCGAGGAGCGCGCTTTTCCTGCCTTTTAACAATTTAGGCCTGATTGTGGTGGACGAAGAACATGATTCTTCCTTCAAACAGGTCGACCCGGCACCGCGTTACAATGCCCGTGATGCCGCTTTGGTTCTGAGCCGCATGCAGCGGGCAAAAATCGTCCTCGGTTCGGCTACGCCCTCCTTTGAAAGTTACTACAATGCCCAGCGGGAAAAGTACAAGCTGGTCCTGATGCCGGAACGGGTAGGCGAAGCTGTACTACCGTTAACTGAGGTTGTAGACCTGAAAGCCTACCAGCGTAAACGGCAGATGAAACATGAATTTTCACCACCATTACTGGCAGGCATTGAATCTACGGTCCAGCAGGGTAAACAGGTCATTTTGTTTCAAAATCGGCGTGGTTTTTCTCCATATCTGCATTGCAAGGTATGCGACTACCATGCTCAGTGTGTACATTGCGATGTCAGCCTGACCTATCACAAATATTTCAACAAGCTGGTATGTCACTATTGCTCATACCAAACCGATATCCCTAAATATTGTCCGGACTGTGGCTCCGACCAGCTGGAACTTAAAGGCTTTGGCACGGAGAAAATCGAAGAAAATCTAAAGCTGCTGATGCCTCAGCTAAGGATAGGAAGGATGGATCTTGACACCGTGAAAACCGTAAAGGCGCAGGAGAAGATCCTTCAGGACCTGGAACACAAACGCCTGGATGTGGTCATCGGCACACAGATGGTTACCAAAGGTTTGGACTTTCCGGGGATTGGACTGGTTTCCATCCTCCAGGTCGATCAAATGTTGCATTATCCTGACTACCGGGCCAATGAGAGAGCCTACCAACTGATCACCCAGGTGAGTGGGCGCGCCGGGCGTAAAGACAACCAGGGCCAGGTCATCCTGCAAACCTATCAGCCTGACCATCCGGTCATTCAGGATGTCCTCAAGAATCACTATCAATCGTTCTATGCCTATGAAATGCTGGAGCGCAAGAAATACGGCTATCCGCCCTACACTCGTCAAGTGCTCCTGATCCTGAAACACAAAACCGCCAGGACGGTCTTTGAGGCCGGTAAATGGCTGACCCGTAGGCTGCGCGAAAAATTGCCCGAAAGGGTCAAAGGGCCCAGTGAACCTACCATCGCCCGCGTCCGTAACCAATATGTTCGGCATATATTGATCACCCTGGACAAACGGTTGGAACATCTCCAACAGGTGAAAGATTTCATCGAAAACAGCATCACGGATATGAAAGCGGAGGAAGGATTCAGTACGGTAAGGGTAAATGTGGATGTTGATCCTTATTAAGGCCGGAAAGACCAGAAGTCAAGAAGTATCTTCTTTCGGTTAACCTCTAAACTTCTGATCTGTTCAAGCCACTTCCGACGGAAGTCAAAAAACCTAAGGAGTGGAGCATACCGGAGTCGAACCGGTGACCTCTTGCATGCCATGCAAGCGCTCTAGCCAGCTGAGCTAATGCCCCAGGTTAAGCGGACAGCAAAGATAGAAATTGATTTCAGATTTTACCGGGAGTTGATCAGTTAATAAGTTGTTTTGTTTATCAGCTTACTGACGACGAACTACCAGCTACTGATGACTGACTAGCCCTCCACCGGAATATCACCGCGCTTCGCTGCGCGTATGATTTTCTTATTGGCAGTAAGGACCACCTCTACCCGACGGTTTTGCTGCCGTCCCGAGGCGTTGTCGTTGGTGGCTACCGGATCGGACTCTCCCATCCCTTCCGTGCCCAGGCGTTTACCGGCGACCTCGTCCTGCCGCAAATATTGGTCCACTGCAGCTGCACGCTGTTTGGAGAGTTCGAGGTTGTAGGCGATGGTACCGGTATTGTCGGTGTGGCCCATGACCAGGATATTTGTACCATCGTATTTATTAAGCGTTTTGGCCAGTTTATCCAGATTATTCCTGGTCTCCGTACGCAGTGCATACGAGTCAAAGCCAAACAGGAGTCCGGAATCAAAGGTGATCAGGATCCCTTCGCCGATACGTTCCACTTTAGCTCCTTCGAGATCTTCGCGGATCTCCGCAGCCTGTTTGTCCATGTAATTACCGATCAGTGCACCGGCGGTACCACCGATAGCGGCACCCACCAGGACTCCTACTGCCCGGTTGTTTTTTGCGATGACGCCACCGACCACTCCTCCGGCTGTGGCACCGATCACAGCACCCTTGACTTTTCGTGAAGCATTGCATTGTTGATTAATCAATGCGATTGACAGCAATAGGGATAGCATGAGCATGTTGCGCATCATAGTTTTCACGTTTTGATTTTAACTATAACGATTTACACATTCAAAATCTTATGATAGCCGGTATTATCGATGAGTTCGGGCAGGACTGACAATGAATGGTCAACTCGGTATGTTGTGATCAACATCACGTTGATTCAGGTCGAATTCGCTTTTCTTTGTTCCATGCAAACACCGTGGTATAATCGCTGGGAAAACATCCTCCCGATGGCCCTATTACTGGGCTTGGCTCCATTTGTTCCTGAACCACACATCCTGGGCAAGATCCGTTGGATCGCAGGCGGTGCCAAAGGTATGGGACTATTGGATTGGTTCGACTTCTTTTGGCATGGTTGGCCGTGGATCCTGGTGATCCGTCTAGGCTACCTGCAATACATCGCCAAGAAATTACCGGCAGAAACGAGTCCGGTAAAGAAAGCCTGATCCAAACTCAGATTGGAATTACCTGCTGGTCCTTGCTGGCTGAATGGCCGGCAGTACCAAAACCAACAGGCATCCCATGTCCAGGCTAGTGTGCCGGCAGACGCTTAACGGCAGACAAGGTGCCAGCTACGGTCGCGAGCGGAGGGGCAATCATCAACCCGATCACCGGGATGAACAGCATCAGCATAAAGGGAATGCCATTACCCAGGGCCAGCCCGCGGTGGTCGAGGATGAATTGCCGGCTTTCCTTCCGTTTCAGGTGACGCTCCATTGTGTAATCCAGGTTACCGAAACCCGCATAGAACGATTGGGTTAAAAAGATCATGACCGGCGAAAGGACATTAACCACCGGTATCAGCCCTACGAAGAGCCATAATAGTGTCCACAACAGCTCCCGGAATAGATTACCTACCGCCAACCTAAGTCCACGGACGAATTCATACACCAATCGTTTACCTGAAAAACTGGTATCCGGGTCACTCCCGGTAAGAATTTGTTCCACCCGTTCCGATAGCGGGCTCATGAAAGGTGACATGACCGCCATCAAAACATTTTTCAGGACGATGACACCCAATAAACCGATGAGTGCGCCACCTACCCAGACAGCATGTTCCGCCAAAAACCGATCCACCGCATCCCACGGAATCCAGGCAAGCCAACCGACCACCAGTGTCCCTACCGGTTTGGACAGGAAATACAACATCAGACCAAACAAAGTGGATAAAATGATCGCGCTCCAGATCGCGGGACCGATGAAGTAGCGCCCCAGGCGATATTCCCGGATAAGCCTGAATGCACGGAAATATGCCGCTAAAGCTCCAAAAAATTCAGTAAGCATAAGCGTATGGAGTATGTTCTCTCCTAAGCTAATGGATCATCAGCTGTGATGCCAATGGAAAAGACAGAAATTTCCATACCATCGACCAATTCACTACGCTAGAATCTAGCCCCGAAGTTATTCGGCTTTTTTCTTGCGCTTGGTCTTGAAGAGCTCAACGACTTCTTTATCTCTGAGAAAGCCCAATTCCACGAAGGTGGAGGACACAAATTTTTTAATGTCCTGATAGTCTTTACCTCGTTTATCCACGTATACTTTCAGTAAGCGCTTGATGTAAGCCAGGCTGAAATTCTTGATCTCCTGATTGAATTCCTGATTGGCAAACATATTCATGTACATCGTGAATACCTTGTTGTACTCGAAGTATTCTGGGTATTCATTGGTCGGCAGGTTGTCCATCAGTTTGCGGAAGTTCATCAATAACGTCTGGCGAACAGCCTCGTTAACGGTCGACAAACCTTCATGACTGTCGTAATATCCACGAATAGCCTGGATCGTATCTTCATGGACATAACCTTTGGAGTAGAGTTCATCCATCAGCTGGTAGAAGCCCAGCATGTCATCTTTGACTTTTTTGTCCAGGAGATCCAGAACGCGCTGCTGGCTTTTACCATCAATGAACACACCATGTTCGATCAGATTGATGATGAACTGGAAGTAGTCTTCATTAAAGGACGGATTTTCTTTGCGGGCACGGTTCAGGTCTTGCTCCAATACTTTTTTGTCCTGGTCATTGAGGTCATAAAAGTTAGCTACGATCGCCAGCACCTGAGTATATTCCTGGGTCCCTTTGATCTTGGGATTCTGGAGCATCTGGATGATCTGATACAGGAAGCTGTTATTATCATCATACCTGCGGATGCGCTCCAGGAGGAAGGTACGTAAGGAAGGATACAATATTTTAAGTTCTTCTACGGTCTCCGGAAACTCAGCCGTCAGGAAGTTAGCATTGACAAACTGACGCTTGAATTTTGCCAGGCCAATGCGACGTTCATCTTTTTCCTGATACTTGGGCATCACCTGGGCATTGAGGAAATGGATCACTCTTTTGTTGGAAATATCGTTCATCAGGTGAGATATCCAGATACGGCTGCTTAAGGCAAAACCAACCTGGATGGCCTGACCGATCCGTTGTTTTAAGATCTCAAAATTGGAAGAATTACAGATGGCCAGCAATACTTCGCGGAAATGGTCCTGGGGCCGGATGTATTTATAGGATTCGTTAACCTCACCACGTAATACCGAATAACCAAGAATGCGGGGCATGTACAATCCTTCAAATGCTTCATCGAGCATCTCTTTTTCCAGTGCAACGATCTGCAGGGGATGATGGGTCGCAACCGATTCATGCAGATCAGCCAGAGCTGGCTCAAAACCATCACGCAATGCCTGATAATCTTCCTCTTCCTCCGATTCAAGATAGGCAGCTAATAATTCACTGGACTGTATTTCCTGGCCGATCAATGCAAGTTGATCTTTATAGGATTTTAGTAGAGCTTCCATACGATAATTTGAGTGATCTTTTAGAACGTGGTTAATACGGATTCTGGCAAGTTTTTGGCTTACCCGCTGATCGAATACCCACTTGTTAGCAACAAAAAATTGGGGAACATCCCATTAAAACAAACCTAGTAAAACCCACCAGAGGCTTTACTAGGCTTGTCAAAGATAATGAATTCGGAAATTTCTCCCGAAGTCTTATTTCTTATTCTTCGTCCTTCTTGGACTCTTCCTCAGCTTCTGTTTCTGGTGCAGCGGTTTCGGAAGTAGCGACTTCCTCGGCCACAGGTGCTGCCTCTTCAGTAGCTTCTACGGTTGCAGCGGCTTCTTCAACTGCTTCAACTACTTCTTCAGCTGCAGCAGCGGTTGCTACCACTTCTTCTGCAGCGGCTTCGGTTGCTTCCGTGGCTTCTTCAGCCTCAACGGCTACTTCGGCAGCCTTTGGCTTGGCGGATTTCACAATACCGAATACTTTTTCGTGGAATGAACGCTGCACTTCCGTCTCTTTTTCAACGTGCTTGGCGATTTGCGATTCTTTTCCACCCAGCCACTTGGTAAACATTTCTTCGGCTTGCTCCTGGGTAAAGGCCCCTTTCTTCACGCCACGAAGTAAATGTTTCTTGTGTAAGACCCCTTTGTAGCGAAGGATCGCTTTTGCGGTGTCGGTAGGTTGTGCACCTTTCATCAACCAATCCAGTGCCTTATCGCGATCAAGATCGATGCTAGCTGGTTTGGTCATGGGGTTGTACGTACCCAGTTTTTCAATAAAGCGACCATCACGTGGTGCCCGTGCATCCGCTACGACGATGTGGTAGAACGGTGCTTTTTTGCGCCCCCGGCGCTGTAATCTGATTTTTACTGACATCAGTTAAAATTTATTTGGTTTAACCATACCCGGCTTGTCCGTTCAACGGACCCGGGCTTTTAACAGGGCTGCAAAGATAATGGAAATCCTGATAAGAATAAATAAATGTTTATTCGCCGTGTTTTAAAATGAACGCTTACCTGAGCAATCAAATTTAGGGTGCCAACCTTATCGGTCAACTGAATGCATCATTCACCATTTAACATTCAACATTTCTATCAGTCTCTCCTCGCCCACACCTCGTGCAGCGGTTCCCCTTTGCTGGACTTGCCACTGTGGTACCAGTCGCTATCCTTAACCTCAAAATCAAATGTCAGCGACGCGCCGACGCGGGATTTATCGCGGGAAAAGAAGCGGATGTTCTCGGTATACTTCCCGCCAACTGCAGTATAATCACCGCCTCCCGTCCCGAAGAATTCTTTCGTTTCGGTATTGTAGGCGATCCATTGGAAATGTGATCCGGTCAGTATTTTCATGGTTTTACGCGGTTGATTGAGATCACGGCGGTTCACCTCTCCCTGATCATCGACTCGACCTGCCATAAGCCAGGCCCCGGTCAATGGTGTAAAGGCCGGGTTATCCGCACGCTTCCAGGTCAGCTTGCTTCCTCCATCACCGGAAATCAATTGTTCTCCGGTGACCGTAAAACCCCAGCTTTCCTGGCTCCCTACCTGATCCGGCTTATCGGTACTAAACTCATAGGTAACTTTCATTTTTCCGCCGTCAGGCATCCAGGTGCCTCCTTTTGTCCAGACGAAATCACCGTCATCGGATTTGTACAAGGTCCAGGACCAGGCTCCCTTGGTCACCAGCAATACCTGGGTTACTGGCCCGGATTTACTTTGGCCTTTGATCTCCCAGGCTCCGGTCAGCAGCATTTGCTGGGGCTGGGCACATAGTAAAAACGCCAGGAGGCTGGCAAAAACGGTCAGAGCTGTGCGCATGTCATACAAGTTTAAGTCCAATACAAAAATGGAATTATTTGCGGAAAGTTGAAATCACTGTTTCATTTTCCTGCTATGGCGGTCAGAAAGCATTGAATGATCGCAAATTGTTGATCTGCAGATTCAAAAATCCATTTTCACCCTTAAGTTTACCCTTCGGCTGGTCAGATAATTGGGGATGGAATATTGCACGTTGTAAATGGATTTGATCCAGGTCTGGGAGGCTACATTTTGCTGGCCCATCAGGTTGAACACCTCAATACTCAGCCAGGTATTATCCGTAAATCGCAGCCAGTGATTTGGTTTGCGTTCCCGCCAGCTGGCATTCCACAATAAAAAGGAAAAACCAATGTCGGCACGCTGATACAACGGAAAGCGATAGGTATTGCGATAAATGCGGTTGTTGTCCTTCAGCCCATAGGGCAAACCGGTACCTACGGTCAGGTTGAGGTGCACCTTGAAATTCTCATTGCGGGGCAGATAATCCTGAAAAAAAATGGAAGCCTGCACCAGCCGGTCGGTTGGGCGGGGAACATCTTTAACCGGTGTACCTTCACTGCTGCCTACCTTGCGTTCCAGATGGGTGATTCCATCGATTTGCTCGCGAGCCCGGAGAAAGGACAGGTTGATCCAGCTCTCTGCACCAGAAACAAATTCTCCGTTAAAGCGCATATCCCAGCCCATCACATATCCTTTGCCCTCATTTTCGCCATAGTATCGTATACGCACGTTGTCGATATCGTAAAAGATCAGGTCCCACAATTTTTTGTAGTAGATCTCACTGATGAAGCGGATCGGTGTGGGGTTTTTCTTGCCAATCTCAAAGTCCCAGGTCCATCCTGCCAGGATGTGGGCAGACTTTTGGGCGCGAATGTCCCGATTCAGGGTGCCATCAGGACGCCGCAGCTCACGATAGAAAGCCGGCTGATCGTAAATACCGGCAGCCAGTCGGAAAGAAATGTTGCGATCCCACTGCAATGGTTTTACCAGCCATTGTAGGCGGGGAGAAAAGAGTAACTCGTTATTCAGGGTCCAGTAACTCAACCGGGCTCCATAAGTCAACTGCGATTCCATCTGTGCACTCTGACGGCTCCAGGTGTTCTGGACAAATGTGGAAAACCGGGAAGACATCAGGCTATTGGTACTTTTAAGATTGTAATCCACCTGCACCGATTCCGGATCGTAGGGCAAGGAAAATCCTGCTGAATCAAGGCGTTCCCATTCGTTGATGCGGTCTGCTATGTCTTCGTATTGGGCCGAGACTCCCCACTGGATAAACTGGGTATTTCCCCCGGTGCCGTATTCGATGCCTCCCTTATGTTGCAACGTGTAGATATCCGATTCAAGATAATCCCGTACGTACTGATGCTGGATTCCTGTACCCAGAGTCAACAGTTCTTTACCGGCATCATCAGCTCCCAGGTCGGTCTCGATCACACTCAGGCGGTAGGCGCCCTCAATATCGATGGTCTCGAGTTCGCGGCTGGACTGGTGCGAGGCCAGAAATTTGAGGAATAAAGGGTTGACATCACGTTCCGGAAGATAGGTAAGGCTCAGGCCATTCATGGTCGTCGTAAACTGGTCGCGCTCCCGTCCCTCAAATACGGCATACAGGCGCAAGGCAAAATCGATCAATCCTGTAGCCGTGCTACGCTCCACGGGACGGAACTGAAATTCGCTGCGGTTGTAGTTCGTCAGGTAACCCAATTGCCATTTGCGATTGAGGTCATACGTGAAGTAGCCCTGGACATCGGCAAAGTTCGGAGTATATTCTCCGGAAAGATCCAGTGAACCAAGAATGTACCGGGTATCCTTATAACGTGCGCCCAATAAATAGCGGAAACGGCGGTAGTTGTCGTCCCCCAGCACTCTGGAGCCTTCGCAATGAAACGAGCCACCCAACAAACTGGCTCCTACAGAATAATGCGTCGAATCAGGACGCTTGTAGCTAATGTCCAATACCGATGACAACTTGTCGCCATACTTGGCTTGAAATCCACCGGAAGAAAATTGCAGGTCCCGGATCAGGTCGATATTGGGAAAACTAAGTCCTTCCTGCTGTCCGGCGCGGATCAATTGGGGCCGGTAGATCTCAAAGTCGTTGACATAGACCAGGTTTTCATCGTAATTTCCTCCCCGGACCGAATATTGTGAGGTAAGCTCTCCCCCACTCCCGGAACTGGTACCCAGGGCGATGTGTGGCAGTACGCTTTCCAGGTTTCCCGTCGTGGTAGGCAACGTTTTTAATACGTCTACCTCCTGACGGACCGTGCCGGCATTCTGGATCTGGTTTGCCTTGACCTCGATTTCAATCTCCTGGTCGGTGGGCGCCAGGGAAGCATCTACGCGTACCCTTCTGCCAGACACAAAAGGCCCGATTTGTCTTTTGCTATCTTCATAACCGAGTCTGGTGAATACCAAAGTAATAATGGTATCCGCAGGTATCTCCAGCGAAAAATTACCGCGTGCGTCCGTCTCCGTAACCTGTTGGGTGCCTTGAATGTAAATGGTAACCAACTCTACCGGACCAGATGTACGCGAATCCTTCACCTGGCCATGAACTGTTGCCTGCTGGGCAATCCCCAGAGAAGCCCAGAGGATGCAGATGAATGCAATGAACCATCTTCGATCAGGCCAGGAGTGCATCACGACCGATGTGCTTAAGTTGAGCAATCATTTTTGTGGGATCCGGTGCTTTGAAGACCGTGCTGCCTGCAACCAGCACGTTGCAACCAGCTTCCAGGATCTTGCCGGCATTGTGCAATCCGACACCTCCATCAATGGAGATCAGCGCTTTGAGATTGCGCTCCAAGAGGCGGTATTTCAGTTGTTCTATTTTCTTCAGGGATTGATAAATGAATTTCTGACCGCCGAATCCCGGATTCACCGACATGATCAGCACCTGGTCCAGGTCTTCCAGGATATCCTCGAGCAAAGCTACCGGGGTATGGGGATTGATCGCTACACCCGCGCTGGCACCGGACTCTTTGATCTGCTGAATGGTACGATGCAGATGCGGACAAGCCTCGTAATGAACGATGATGTGATCTGCCCCGGCTTCCCGAAATGCATCGATGTATTTTTCCGGCTCAACGATCATCAGATGGACATCCAGCGGCTTGGTAGTCAACGGCCGGATGGCTTTGACAATCATCATCCCAAACGAGATATTCGGAACAAACCGGCCATCCATGACATCAACATGCACCCAGTCGGCTTCACTGTTCTGCAACATTTGAATATCCTCACCCAGGCGGGTGAAATCAGCGGCCAGGATCGAGGGCGCTATCAGGTGTGTCATGTAAGCATTTTGATTTGATCATCAGAAAACAAGGGCAAAAATGAAAATTTTCTGAGGATCTGAGCTACGGTCACCACGTCTTTTTGGCAGTATTCCTGAATCCTGGGTAAATCACCTTCGATCCAGAAGACCCTCCCTACCTGGCTGCCGTCGATATCTCCTTTGGGTGTAGGAACGTCAAAACAAGCTGCTAACAAGTCCAGCGACGTGAAGTGTTTGATATCCCCAAACTTCCACAGATCCATCGTGTCTACGAGGTATTTGGTCTCCCAGGGTTTCTTGCCATGCAGGTTCAGCAGATTGGGAAGCGGGATACCCAGGATCATCATTCTGCGGGCCAGATAAGGTACATCAAACTCTTTGATGTTATGACCGCACAGATAGTGATTATCAACGT harbors:
- a CDS encoding ribulose-phosphate 3-epimerase, producing the protein MTHLIAPSILAADFTRLGEDIQMLQNSEADWVHVDVMDGRFVPNISFGMMIVKAIRPLTTKPLDVHLMIVEPEKYIDAFREAGADHIIVHYEACPHLHRTIQQIKESGASAGVAINPHTPVALLEDILEDLDQVLIMSVNPGFGGQKFIYQSLKKIEQLKYRLLERNLKALISIDGGVGLHNAGKILEAGCNVLVAGSTVFKAPDPTKMIAQLKHIGRDALLA
- a CDS encoding EI24 domain-containing protein encodes the protein MLTEFFGALAAYFRAFRLIREYRLGRYFIGPAIWSAIILSTLFGLMLYFLSKPVGTLVVGWLAWIPWDAVDRFLAEHAVWVGGALIGLLGVIVLKNVLMAVMSPFMSPLSERVEQILTGSDPDTSFSGKRLVYEFVRGLRLAVGNLFRELLWTLLWLFVGLIPVVNVLSPVMIFLTQSFYAGFGNLDYTMERHLKRKESRQFILDHRGLALGNGIPFMLMLFIPVIGLMIAPPLATVAGTLSAVKRLPAH
- a CDS encoding 30S ribosomal protein S16, whose product is MSVKIRLQRRGRKKAPFYHIVVADARAPRDGRFIEKLGTYNPMTKPASIDLDRDKALDWLMKGAQPTDTAKAILRYKGVLHKKHLLRGVKKGAFTQEQAEEMFTKWLGGKESQIAKHVEKETEVQRSFHEKVFGIVKSAKPKAAEVAVEAEEATEATEAAAEEVVATAAAAEEVVEAVEEAAATVEATEEAAPVAEEVATSETAAPETEAEEESKKDEE
- a CDS encoding ribonuclease H-like domain-containing protein — translated: MAISIDFSKILFFDIETVSQKAVFQDLDERMGKLWAHKAKHVLRQYDEPLTEDEVEGAYQDRAAIFAEFGKVCCISVGFVSRQEGHEVLRIKSFAGADEERVLREFKDLLDQFYYDVDNHYLCGHNIKEFDVPYLARRMMILGIPLPNLLNLHGKKPWETKYLVDTMDLWKFGDIKHFTSLDLLAACFDVPTPKGDIDGSQVGRVFWIEGDLPRIQEYCQKDVVTVAQILRKFSFLPLFSDDQIKMLT
- a CDS encoding TonB-dependent receptor, whose protein sequence is MHSWPDRRWFIAFICILWASLGIAQQATVHGQVKDSRTSGPVELVTIYIQGTQQVTETDARGNFSLEIPADTIITLVFTRLGYEDSKRQIGPFVSGRRVRVDASLAPTDQEIEIEVKANQIQNAGTVRQEVDVLKTLPTTTGNLESVLPHIALGTSSGSGGELTSQYSVRGGNYDENLVYVNDFEIYRPQLIRAGQQEGLSFPNIDLIRDLQFSSGGFQAKYGDKLSSVLDISYKRPDSTHYSVGASLLGGSFHCEGSRVLGDDNYRRFRYLLGARYKDTRYILGSLDLSGEYTPNFADVQGYFTYDLNRKWQLGYLTNYNRSEFQFRPVERSTATGLIDFALRLYAVFEGRERDQFTTTMNGLSLTYLPERDVNPLFLKFLASHQSSRELETIDIEGAYRLSVIETDLGADDAGKELLTLGTGIQHQYVRDYLESDIYTLQHKGGIEYGTGGNTQFIQWGVSAQYEDIADRINEWERLDSAGFSLPYDPESVQVDYNLKSTNSLMSSRFSTFVQNTWSRQSAQMESQLTYGARLSYWTLNNELLFSPRLQWLVKPLQWDRNISFRLAAGIYDQPAFYRELRRPDGTLNRDIRAQKSAHILAGWTWDFEIGKKNPTPIRFISEIYYKKLWDLIFYDIDNVRIRYYGENEGKGYVMGWDMRFNGEFVSGAESWINLSFLRAREQIDGITHLERKVGSSEGTPVKDVPRPTDRLVQASIFFQDYLPRNENFKVHLNLTVGTGLPYGLKDNNRIYRNTYRFPLYQRADIGFSFLLWNASWRERKPNHWLRFTDNTWLSIEVFNLMGQQNVASQTWIKSIYNVQYSIPNYLTSRRVNLRVKMDF
- the priA gene encoding primosomal protein N' is translated as MKDSLDANSLYVTNHFAEVILPIAIPKPYSYWIPEELTDQVVPGKRVEVQFGRRKLYAGIVARVGPVDEIPYRAKPILSVLDEAPIVNDLHLQFWQWIADYYLCTIGEVMHAALPASLKLTSETTILLHPDFEDNFEGLDDQEYLIAEALTIRHELSLEDVQGILQIKTIYPVINRLLVKGVLLIKEELQDGYRPKTVDIIQLADAYVNDTNAAFELTSRAPKQTETLLHFYQLFREKGRVTREDFHQHPDMQANLIPALVKKGILEIVPEEVSRLRRNESQESELPALTSQQILALDAIHEHWKEHFPILLYGITGSGKTRVYIELAKEMLAMGKQILYLLPEIALTTQVIERLRVIFGHQIIVSHSKLSSAERVEVWKAVLSGQGMVVGARSALFLPFNNLGLIVVDEEHDSSFKQVDPAPRYNARDAALVLSRMQRAKIVLGSATPSFESYYNAQREKYKLVLMPERVGEAVLPLTEVVDLKAYQRKRQMKHEFSPPLLAGIESTVQQGKQVILFQNRRGFSPYLHCKVCDYHAQCVHCDVSLTYHKYFNKLVCHYCSYQTDIPKYCPDCGSDQLELKGFGTEKIEENLKLLMPQLRIGRMDLDTVKTVKAQEKILQDLEHKRLDVVIGTQMVTKGLDFPGIGLVSILQVDQMLHYPDYRANERAYQLITQVSGRAGRKDNQGQVILQTYQPDHPVIQDVLKNHYQSFYAYEMLERKKYGYPPYTRQVLLILKHKTARTVFEAGKWLTRRLREKLPERVKGPSEPTIARVRNQYVRHILITLDKRLEHLQQVKDFIENSITDMKAEEGFSTVRVNVDVDPY
- a CDS encoding OmpA family protein; the encoded protein is MRNMLMLSLLLSIALINQQCNASRKVKGAVIGATAGGVVGGVIAKNNRAVGVLVGAAIGGTAGALIGNYMDKQAAEIREDLEGAKVERIGEGILITFDSGLLFGFDSYALRTETRNNLDKLAKTLNKYDGTNILVMGHTDNTGTIAYNLELSKQRAAAVDQYLRQDEVAGKRLGTEGMGESDPVATNDNASGRQQNRRVEVVLTANKKIIRAAKRGDIPVEG
- a CDS encoding membrane or secreted protein — its product is MRTALTVFASLLAFLLCAQPQQMLLTGAWEIKGQSKSGPVTQVLLVTKGAWSWTLYKSDDGDFVWTKGGTWMPDGGKMKVTYEFSTDKPDQVGSQESWGFTVTGEQLISGDGGSKLTWKRADNPAFTPLTGAWLMAGRVDDQGEVNRRDLNQPRKTMKILTGSHFQWIAYNTETKEFFGTGGGDYTAVGGKYTENIRFFSRDKSRVGASLTFDFEVKDSDWYHSGKSSKGEPLHEVWARRD